In a single window of the Pseudochaenichthys georgianus chromosome 16, fPseGeo1.2, whole genome shotgun sequence genome:
- the LOC117460716 gene encoding copper-transporting ATPase 2-like produces MFSPKSPKSLSKYVFKAPQGAGEQLCMVECKPDCTCSVHAAGSTRHCTPLCKENGAPIEQQGLDNLAYEYGSQSELYQPPKTASRATLKLQGLSPESQTQTIESRICSLDGVLAASLSLNSGLAKVDYDASVITTKEMALELQSMGLSAESAVHIRVEGMHCQSCVQSIEGRIGPLPGVGHIQVSLQGATALIVHQPIVVTQAQLRGCIEEMGFGASLISHDASGYDTGCWQRDTLAVDIWIVGMTCSSCVQSIEGRISGVTGVRSIAVSLKEEKGTITFDPSLTEPEQLRAAIEDMGFDASLEDPASAKSIQGQEKARPVFFGLSHLSDLKTTNKAGVSNGAGSQMASRSEIKVQKCFICVIGMTCASCVANIERNLLKQKGIVTVLVSLMAGKAEVKYDSEIMNAAAVTQLIEDLGFGAKLIEDNAVTHGKLDLTITGMTCASCVHNIESKLTSTKGILGASVALATKKAQIQFDPEVLGARDIIKIIQSLGFEASLVKAGYKNNLDHTEEIRQWKSSFLLSMVFGLPVMGLMIYMMVMDSQHQEHGGSMPEEQNLLPGLSLLNLAFFLLCTPVQIFGGRYFYIQAYRSLKHRTANMDVLIVLATSIAYLYSCVVLVVAMAERAGQSPVTFFDTPPMLFVFIALGRWLENVAKSKTSEALAKLMSLQATDATVVTLGRDHSIISEEQVPVELVQRGDIVKVAPGGKFPVDGKVIEGSSMADESLITGEPMPVSKKVGSLVIAGSINAHGALLVEATHVGADTTLSQIVKLVEEAQTSKTEPEGKGVCAARGIGGTGVCSKRDRRSRCVQQEGSAEQEDKPLPIPNRPRLQSTVHPGQSENNFGSPGESTIHEEVKSRFMGKSPVKLQFPSFGKLNDTPDPLQYLERCDDFLALNPLTDEELIATLRNVLHGTARDWWDVGRHKIHTWREFHDQFRAAFLSEDYEDELAERVRNRVQGEGESVRDFAYMYQSLCKRWKPNIDEEEIIKLILKNINPQLASQLRSSRVTSVDGLVRLEKTLSDQANLITTDPHKCSVGAVREVMPQIPARTGTLTGLLLRKPHINNQKLPMMAVLHLGS; encoded by the exons GAGAATGGCGCTCCCATCGAGCAACAAGGCCTTGATAACTTGGCCTATGAATACGGGAGTCAGAGTGAGCTCTACCAACCGCCCAAAACTGCCTCCAGAGCCACTCTTAAACTCCAGGGACTTTCCCCGGAGAGCCAGACCCAGACCATCGAGAGCAGGATCTGCAGCCTGGATGGAGTTCTTGCTGCCAGCTTGTCTTTAAACAGCGGCTTAGCCAAAGTGGACTATGATGCCTCCGTTATCACAACCAAAGAGATGGCTCTGGAGCTGCAGAGCATGGGATTGAGTGCTGAGTCAGCGGTGCACATTAGGGTGGAGGGGATGCACTGCCAGTCCTGTGTCCAGTCCATCGAGGGACGGATTGGTCCTCTACCTGGGGTCGGACACATCCAGGTGTCCCTTCAAGGCGCCACAGCGCTGATTGTGCATCAACCTATTGTAGTTACACAAGCACAGCTGAGAGGCTGCATTGAGGAGATGGGATTTGGTGCCTCTTTAATATCCCATGATGCATCTGGATATGATACGGGCTGCTGGCAGAGAGACACGCTGGCTGTAGACATCTGGATTGTAGGGATGACTTGCAGCTCATGCGTGCAATCCATAGAAGGGAGGATCTCTGGGGTGACGGGGGTGCGCTCCATCGCCGTGTCACTGAAGGAGGAAAAGGGAACGATAACCTTTGACCCCAGCCTGACGGAGCCGGAGCAGCTCAGGGCCGCTATCGAGGACATGGGCTTTGACGCGTCACTTGAAG ACCCTGCTTCTGCAAAGAGCATCCAGGGTCAGGAaaaggccaggccagttttctTTGGACTTTCTCACCTCTCTGACTTAAAAACAACCAATAAGGCTGGAGTCAGCAATGGCGCCGGATCACAGATGGCCTCCAGAAGCGAGATTAAAGTGCAAAAATGCTTCATCTGCGTAATTGGAATGACCTGTGCTTCCTGTGTGGCCAACATTGAGAGGAACCTGCTCAAACAAAAGG GAATCGTCACGGTGTTGGTGTCACTAATGGCTGGGAAGGCGGAGGTGAAATATGATTCAGAAATCATGAACGCTGCTGCTGTAACTCAGCTCATAGAAGACTTAGGATTTGGTGCCAAGCTGATAGAGGACAATGCAGTAACACACGGGAAACTGGACCTCACT ATAACAGGAATGACATGTGCATCATGTGTGCACAACATTGAGTCCAAGCTCACCTCAACCAAAGGTATCCTCGGGGCCTCCGTGGCCCTCGCAACCAAAAAAGCTCAGATCCAGTTTGACCCGGAAGTGCTCGGAGCCCGAGATATTATCAAGATCATTCAG AGTCTCGGTTTCGAGGCCAGTCTGGTGAAAGCGGGTTACAAAAACAACCTCGATCACACGGAAGAAATTCGACA GTGGAAGAGCTCCTTCCTGCTCAGCATGGTGTTCGGCCTGCCTGTGATGGGGCTGATGATCTACATGATGGTGATGGACAGCCAGCACCAGGAGCACGGAGGCTCCATGCCCGAGGAGCAGAACCTGCTGCCTGGCCTCTCCCTGCTCAACCTGGCCTTCTTCCTGCTCTGCACTCCTGTACAG ATCTTTGGAGGCAGATACTTCTACATCCAGGCGTATCGCTCGTTAAAACACCGCACAGCCAACATGGACGTGCTAATCGTGTTAGCCACCTCCATCGCCTACCTGTACTCCTGTGTGGTGCTCGTTGTCGCCATGGCTGAGCGAGCAGGCCAGAGCCCCGTCACATTCTTCGACACCCCCCCGATGCTGTTTGTCTTCATCGCTCTGGGCCGATGGCTAGAAAACGTTGCAAAA AGTAAAACCTCAGAGGCTTTGGCCAAATTAATGTCCCTTCAAGCCACTGATGCCACTGTGGTCACTTTGGGACGGGACCACTCCATCATCAG CGAGGAGCAGGTGCCGGTGGAGCTGGTTCAGCGGGGGGACATCGTGAAAGTGGCCCCCGGAGGAAAGTTCCCCGTTGATGGGAAAGTGATCGAGGGAAGTTCCATGGCAGATGAGTCCCTGATCACAG GGGAGCCGATGCCGGTCAGTAAGAAGGTCGGCAGTTTGGTGATCGCCGGCTCCATCAATGCTCACGGAGCTCTGCTGGTGGAGGCCACACACGTCGGAGCAGACACAACCCTGTCTCAAATCGTCAAACTGGTGGAAGAGGCCCAAACCTCAAAG ACGGAGCCGGAAGGGAAAGGGGTGTGTGCAGCAAGAGGGATCGGCGGAACAGGTGTGTGCAGCAAGAGGGATCGGCGGAGCAGGTGTGTGCAGCAAGAGGGATCGGCGGAGCAG GAAGATAAGCCCCTGCCCATTCCAAACCGCCCCAGATTACAATCCACCGTACATCCTGGACAGTCAGAGAACAATTTTGGGTCACCTGGGGAGTCTACCATTCATGAGGAAGTAAAGAGCAGGTTCATGGGAAAGAGTCCTGTTAAACTTCAATTTCCATCATTTGGGAAATTGAATGATACACCTGACCCTCTCCAATATCTGGAAAGGTGTGATGATTTCCTGGCTCTAAATCCGCTCACGGATGAGGAGCTTATTGCCACCCTGCGTAATGTGCTTCACGGGACTGCAAGAGATTGGTGGGATGTTGGCCGCCATAAAATTCACACTTGGAGAGAATTCCATGACCAGTTCCGTGCTGCCTTCCTGTCAGAGGACTATGAGGATGAACTGGCAGAGAGGGTGCGCAATAGAGTTCAGGGAGAGGGTGAAAGCGTCAGAGACTTTGCCTACATGTACCAGTCATTATGCAAGCGCTGGAAACCCAATATTGATGAAGAGGAGATCATAAAATTgattttgaaaaacatcaacCCCCAACTGGCCAGTCAGCTGAGAAGTAGCAGAGTCACCTCTGTCGATGGACTTGTCCGCCTTG AGAAAACCCTGTCCGACCAAGCCAACCTAATCACAACCGACCCCCACAAGTGTTCTGTTGGCGCTGTAAGGGAAGTCATGCCCCAGATTCCTGCCCGCACTGGAACTCTAACAGGGCTACTTCTCAGAAAACCCCATATCAACAACCAAAAACTCCCCATGATGGCCGTGCTACACTTGGGTTCCTAG